The Parafrankia irregularis genome window below encodes:
- a CDS encoding rhamnulokinase: MTLVAAVDIGASGGRVLTARVGPDRLDLTEAHRFPNTPLALPDGLHWDLGHLYSEVVEGLRAVAAAGDVPRSVAIDSWAVDYGLLDPAGRLLGLPYHYRDARTSPAVIAAVHAASDPDELYRANGLQFLPFTTLYQLAAEAGAGVGAGKPGPRTSAALAGAARLLLVPDLFGYWLTGAQVAELTNASTTGLLDVRDQTWSAALARLAGIEPGLLAPLVTPGTVIGGLRPGIAEQTGLPTSTAVTAVGSHDTASAVVGVPAEGENWAYISCGTWSLVGVELDAPVLTTASRRAGFTNEAGVDGRIRYLHNVMGLWMLQECLRQWAPRADQRPALLADLLGQAGALASGGPVIDPDDPQFLPPGDMPARVAAAARASGQREPVTPAETVRCVLDSLAAAYARTIETAETLSGRRVDVVHIVGGGSRNALLCQLTADALGRPVLAGPAEATAIGNILVQARAHGALSSPGGRGGDVSLDALRALVRRTTRPARYVPARSRPAPAAAPVLVRPGGD; encoded by the coding sequence ATGACACTGGTCGCGGCGGTCGACATCGGCGCGTCCGGCGGCCGGGTGCTCACCGCCCGGGTGGGTCCCGACCGGCTTGACCTGACCGAGGCACACCGCTTCCCGAACACGCCGCTGGCGCTGCCGGACGGACTGCACTGGGACCTCGGCCATCTGTACTCGGAGGTGGTCGAGGGCCTGCGTGCGGTGGCGGCGGCGGGTGACGTTCCCCGCTCCGTCGCGATCGACTCCTGGGCGGTGGACTACGGTCTTCTTGACCCGGCCGGGCGGCTGCTCGGGCTCCCGTACCACTACCGGGACGCCCGGACGAGCCCGGCGGTCATCGCCGCGGTGCACGCCGCCAGCGACCCCGACGAGCTGTACCGCGCCAACGGGCTGCAGTTCCTGCCTTTCACCACGCTTTACCAGCTCGCCGCCGAGGCCGGTGCGGGGGTCGGTGCCGGGAAACCCGGCCCCCGCACCTCGGCAGCCCTGGCCGGAGCCGCCCGGCTGCTGCTCGTCCCGGACCTGTTCGGGTACTGGCTGACCGGTGCCCAGGTCGCCGAGCTGACCAACGCGTCCACCACCGGCCTGCTCGACGTCCGTGACCAGACCTGGTCCGCCGCCCTCGCCCGACTGGCCGGTATCGAACCTGGTCTGCTCGCACCACTTGTCACCCCGGGCACGGTCATCGGCGGGCTACGTCCGGGGATCGCCGAGCAGACCGGCCTGCCGACGTCGACCGCCGTCACCGCGGTGGGCTCCCACGACACCGCCTCGGCGGTCGTCGGCGTGCCCGCCGAGGGCGAGAACTGGGCGTACATCTCCTGCGGCACCTGGTCACTGGTCGGCGTCGAGCTCGACGCGCCGGTGCTGACCACCGCGAGCCGCCGCGCCGGGTTCACCAACGAGGCCGGCGTGGACGGCCGCATCCGCTACCTGCACAACGTGATGGGCCTGTGGATGCTGCAGGAATGCCTACGCCAGTGGGCCCCCCGCGCGGACCAGAGACCGGCGCTGCTCGCCGACCTGCTCGGCCAGGCCGGCGCGCTGGCATCCGGCGGGCCGGTCATCGACCCGGACGACCCACAGTTCCTCCCGCCGGGCGACATGCCGGCCCGCGTCGCCGCCGCGGCCAGAGCCAGCGGGCAGCGGGAGCCGGTGACGCCGGCGGAGACCGTCCGCTGCGTGCTCGACAGCCTCGCCGCCGCGTACGCGCGCACCATCGAAACCGCCGAGACGCTGTCCGGGCGCCGGGTCGACGTCGTGCACATCGTCGGCGGCGGCTCGCGCAACGCGCTGCTGTGCCAGCTCACCGCCGACGCGCTCGGCCGCCCGGTGCTCGCCGGCCCGGCCGAGGCCACCGCGATCGGCAACATCCTGGTGCAGGCCCGGGCGCACGGCGCGCTGAGCAGCCCTGGCGGGCGGGGCGGTGACGTCAGCCTGGACGCGCTGCGCGCCCTGGTGCGCCGGACCACCCGCCCGGCGCGGTACGTCCCGGCGCGGTCTCGCCCGGCGCCGGCCGCTGCCCCCGTGCTGGTCCGGCCGGGAGGAGACTGA
- a CDS encoding (Fe-S)-binding protein gives MRVALLVTCLVDGMFPDVGQATVAVLERLGHQVEVPLAQTCCGQMHINTGYRRDALRLVRRTVAAFEGYEAVVAPSGSCVGSVRHQYAGLAAARGDTALAAAATDLAARTFELSEFLVNVLGVTDVGAHYPHRVTYHPTCHSLRMLGVGEAPLRLLRAVRGIQLEELPAAESCCGFGGTFALKNPDTSTAMLTDKIRGILDTRAEIITAGDSSCLMHIGGGLSRLRAGVRPVHLAEILASEPAKVA, from the coding sequence ATGCGGGTCGCGTTGCTTGTCACCTGCCTGGTGGACGGCATGTTCCCGGACGTCGGCCAGGCCACCGTCGCCGTGCTGGAACGGCTCGGCCACCAGGTCGAGGTGCCGCTGGCCCAGACCTGCTGCGGCCAGATGCACATCAACACCGGCTACCGGCGCGACGCGCTGCGCCTGGTCCGCCGCACCGTGGCGGCGTTCGAGGGCTACGAGGCGGTGGTCGCGCCGAGCGGCTCGTGCGTCGGATCGGTCCGGCACCAGTACGCCGGGCTGGCCGCCGCCCGCGGTGACACCGCCCTCGCCGCGGCAGCCACGGACCTGGCCGCCCGGACGTTCGAGCTCTCCGAGTTCCTCGTGAACGTCCTGGGTGTGACGGATGTCGGCGCGCACTACCCGCATCGGGTCACCTACCACCCGACGTGCCATTCGCTGCGGATGCTCGGTGTCGGCGAGGCCCCGCTGCGGCTGCTGCGCGCGGTGCGGGGCATCCAGCTGGAGGAGCTTCCGGCGGCCGAGTCGTGCTGCGGCTTCGGGGGCACGTTCGCGCTGAAGAACCCGGACACGTCCACCGCGATGCTCACCGACAAGATCCGCGGCATCCTCGACACCCGAGCCGAGATCATCACCGCCGGCGACTCCTCCTGCCTGATGCACATCGGCGGCGGGCTGTCCCGGCTGCGCGCCGGGGTGCGGCCGGTGCATCTGGCGGAGATCCTCGCGAGCGAGCCTGCGAAGGTGGCATGA
- a CDS encoding LutB/LldF family L-lactate oxidation iron-sulfur protein — protein MKTSTSTSTPASAAAPASASTFLGMPTAPRGVGALRGDEPFPQAARRALADTQLRRNIANATGTIRRKRAAVVGELDDWAELRAAGAAVKDDVLAHLDQYLCQLEEQVTARGGTVHWARDANEANAIVTGLVRATGAQEVVKVKSMATQEIGLNEALAEAGISAWETDLAELIVQLGEDRPSHILVPAIHRNRAEIREIFLRRMGAAGGVPASPDLTDSPAELAEAARGHLRERFLRTRVAISGANFAVAETGTLAVVESEGNGRMCLTLPETLITVMGVEKIVPTWRDLEIFLQLLPRSSTGERMNPYTSFWTGITPGDGPREFHLVLLDNGRTATLADPAGRAALRCIRCSACLNVCPVYERTGGHAYGSIYPGPIGAVLSPQLTGVADNSSLPYASTLCGACLEACPVAIDIPSMLVHLRGQTVEQAGHEHPVERGVMRTAAWVMASPRRWSVALRMARLGRFLGGRRGRITLLPPPLAAWTTSRDLPLPPAETFRERWARRTEGGDR, from the coding sequence ATGAAGACCTCGACCTCGACCTCGACCCCGGCTTCGGCCGCGGCCCCGGCTTCGGCCTCGACGTTTCTCGGCATGCCGACCGCGCCGCGCGGTGTCGGCGCGCTGCGCGGTGACGAGCCGTTCCCGCAGGCCGCGCGCCGGGCGCTCGCCGACACCCAGCTGCGCCGCAACATCGCCAATGCGACCGGCACGATCCGCCGCAAGCGCGCGGCCGTCGTCGGCGAGCTGGACGACTGGGCCGAGCTGCGGGCCGCCGGCGCGGCGGTGAAGGACGACGTCCTCGCCCATCTGGACCAGTACCTGTGCCAGCTGGAGGAGCAGGTCACCGCCCGGGGCGGCACGGTGCACTGGGCTCGCGACGCGAACGAGGCCAATGCGATCGTTACCGGGCTCGTCCGCGCCACCGGCGCGCAGGAGGTCGTGAAGGTCAAGTCGATGGCCACCCAGGAGATCGGCCTCAACGAGGCGCTCGCCGAGGCGGGCATCTCGGCGTGGGAGACCGACCTGGCCGAGCTGATAGTCCAGTTGGGCGAGGACCGGCCCAGCCACATCCTGGTGCCGGCGATCCACCGCAACCGGGCCGAGATCCGCGAGATCTTCCTGCGCCGGATGGGCGCCGCGGGCGGTGTGCCGGCCAGCCCCGACCTCACCGACTCCCCGGCCGAGCTGGCCGAGGCGGCCCGCGGCCACCTGCGCGAACGGTTTCTGCGCACCCGGGTCGCGATCAGCGGTGCCAACTTCGCGGTCGCCGAGACCGGAACCCTGGCAGTGGTGGAGTCCGAGGGCAACGGCCGGATGTGCCTCACCCTGCCCGAGACACTGATCACCGTGATGGGCGTGGAGAAGATCGTGCCGACCTGGCGCGACCTGGAGATCTTCCTGCAGCTGCTGCCCCGCTCGTCCACCGGCGAGCGGATGAACCCCTACACCTCCTTCTGGACGGGCATCACCCCCGGTGACGGGCCACGCGAGTTCCACCTCGTCCTGCTCGACAACGGGCGGACCGCCACCCTCGCCGACCCGGCCGGGCGGGCGGCGCTGCGGTGTATCCGCTGCTCGGCCTGCCTGAACGTCTGCCCCGTCTACGAGCGCACCGGCGGGCACGCGTACGGGTCGATCTACCCCGGCCCGATCGGGGCGGTGCTCTCACCGCAGCTCACCGGTGTCGCCGACAACTCGTCGCTGCCGTACGCCTCCACGCTGTGCGGTGCCTGCCTCGAGGCCTGCCCGGTCGCCATCGACATCCCGTCGATGCTGGTCCATCTGCGCGGCCAGACCGTGGAGCAGGCGGGGCATGAGCATCCGGTCGAACGGGGGGTGATGAGGACGGCGGCGTGGGTGATGGCCTCCCCGCGCCGATGGTCGGTGGCCCTGCGCATGGCCCGGCTGGGCCGGTTCCTCGGTGGGCGGCGCGGCCGCATCACGCTGCTCCCGCCGCCACTCGCCGCCTGGACCACCAGCCGGGATCTTCCACTCCCACCGGCGGAGACCTTCCGCGAGCGGTGGGCCCGGCGGACCGAGGGCGGTGACCGATGA
- a CDS encoding LutC/YkgG family protein, whose amino-acid sequence MRIWRRRSAGSGALPAGPTGPVAAARLGGPAAAARATGPTAAARAEILARVRTALGDRPDPAPVSRDYRLAGQGSASLPAGAAPGTAVQVLIDRLLDYHALVRRLPAATAASSAGPSGLATGGSAEPPSVAGAVAAALAERGVRRLVRPAGLPASWLAELAQLAELPEGVELLDDDPPLSVRDLDAADGVITGCVLAIAETGTIVLDGGPGQGRRALTLIPDYHLVVVREDQIVASVADAIAHLDGAGATRPLTWISGPSATSDIELNRVEGVHGPRTLEVIIVHAAAGQEFGG is encoded by the coding sequence ATGAGAATTTGGCGCCGCCGGAGCGCCGGATCAGGCGCCTTGCCCGCTGGCCCGACCGGCCCTGTCGCTGCGGCCCGCCTGGGCGGTCCGGCCGCTGCGGCCCGCGCGACCGGTCCGACCGCCGCGGCCCGTGCCGAGATTCTGGCTCGGGTGCGTACCGCTCTCGGCGACCGGCCGGATCCGGCGCCGGTGTCGCGTGACTACCGGCTGGCCGGCCAGGGCTCCGCGAGCCTGCCTGCCGGCGCCGCCCCGGGCACCGCGGTCCAGGTGCTGATAGACCGCCTCCTCGACTACCACGCACTGGTACGTCGGCTACCGGCCGCCACGGCAGCCTCGTCCGCCGGCCCCTCGGGGCTCGCCACGGGCGGTTCCGCGGAACCGCCGAGCGTGGCCGGAGCCGTCGCCGCGGCCCTCGCCGAACGGGGGGTGCGCCGCCTCGTCCGCCCGGCCGGGCTACCCGCCTCCTGGCTGGCCGAGCTGGCGCAGCTGGCCGAGCTGCCTGAGGGGGTCGAGCTGCTCGACGACGACCCGCCGCTGTCCGTGCGCGACCTCGACGCCGCCGACGGGGTCATCACCGGCTGCGTGCTGGCGATCGCCGAGACCGGGACGATCGTCCTGGACGGTGGCCCCGGCCAGGGGCGCCGCGCGCTCACCCTGATCCCGGACTACCACCTGGTCGTGGTCCGTGAGGACCAGATCGTGGCCAGCGTCGCCGACGCCATCGCCCACCTGGACGGCGCCGGTGCTACCCGCCCGCTCACCTGGATCAGCGGCCCCAGCGCGACCAGCGACATCGAGCTCAACCGGGTCGAAGGCGTCCACGGCCCCCGCACCCTGGAGGTCATCATCGTCCACGCGGCCGCCGGTCAGGAGTTCGGGGGCTGA
- a CDS encoding cytochrome P450, giving the protein MTSTVPVPSACPIDPARDDRKSAVLAAQRVHADPGARVVGKFAFGREILRSGSMLQAGAGSDQMKAAGEFASVFFLDGEIHKRRRTAIARYFTPKAINTRHRLVMEKTSDELLGKLQAAGGGNLDELSYELAVAVAAEIVGLTNSDQRAMAKRIQATLLGTRLRGMHPAVRVPAQAVTAVHALRFFRNDVRPAVKARRAERQDDVISHLLDEGYPDKQILIECMTYAVAGMVTTREFIVMAAWHLFDHAELRARFTAGDEAEQTTILEEILRLEPVAAMLHRRATEDVELGPGSARRDEVLAVDIRAANVDPETVGECPYALDPDRAKRMRTVGTFMSFGDGSHRCPGAQVAMAETRVFLDRLFRLPDLRLVQTPEMTWCDGLMSYELRGAKVTCGKA; this is encoded by the coding sequence GTGACCAGTACCGTGCCCGTGCCCTCCGCGTGCCCGATCGACCCGGCGCGCGACGACCGCAAGTCGGCGGTGCTGGCAGCACAGCGGGTGCATGCCGATCCCGGGGCGCGGGTCGTCGGCAAATTCGCCTTCGGCCGCGAGATCCTGCGCAGCGGCAGCATGCTGCAGGCCGGAGCCGGCTCCGACCAGATGAAGGCCGCGGGCGAGTTCGCCTCGGTCTTCTTCCTCGACGGCGAGATCCACAAGCGCCGCCGCACCGCGATCGCGCGCTACTTCACCCCCAAGGCCATCAACACCCGCCACCGCCTGGTCATGGAGAAGACGTCCGACGAGCTACTGGGCAAGCTCCAGGCGGCCGGGGGCGGGAACCTCGACGAGCTCAGCTACGAACTCGCCGTCGCGGTCGCCGCGGAGATCGTCGGACTGACGAACAGCGACCAGCGGGCGATGGCGAAGCGCATCCAGGCGACGCTGCTCGGCACCCGGCTGCGGGGCATGCATCCCGCCGTCCGGGTCCCCGCGCAGGCGGTGACCGCCGTGCACGCGCTGCGGTTCTTCCGCAACGACGTGCGCCCGGCGGTCAAGGCGCGGCGGGCGGAGCGGCAGGACGACGTCATCTCGCACCTGCTCGACGAGGGCTACCCGGACAAGCAGATCCTCATCGAATGCATGACCTACGCGGTCGCCGGCATGGTGACCACGCGGGAGTTCATCGTCATGGCGGCCTGGCACCTGTTCGACCACGCCGAGCTGCGCGCCCGGTTCACCGCCGGTGACGAGGCCGAGCAGACCACGATCCTGGAGGAGATCCTCCGACTGGAGCCGGTCGCCGCCATGCTGCACCGGCGCGCCACCGAGGACGTCGAGCTGGGACCCGGCTCCGCCCGCCGCGACGAGGTGCTCGCCGTCGACATCCGGGCCGCGAACGTCGACCCGGAGACCGTCGGCGAATGCCCGTACGCCCTCGACCCGGACCGGGCGAAGCGCATGCGGACGGTCGGCACCTTCATGAGCTTCGGTGACGGCAGCCACCGCTGCCCCGGAGCCCAGGTCGCGATGGCCGAGACCCGGGTGTTCCTCGACCGGCTGTTCCGCCTGCCCGACCTGCGCCTGGTGCAGACCCCCGAGATGACCTGGTGCGACGGGCTGATGAGCTATGAACTGCGCGGCGCGAAGGTGACCTGCGGCAAGGCATGA
- a CDS encoding GntR family transcriptional regulator, translating into MLDGGTPLFTQIAERLADEIAEGSLAEGERVPSSNEMAAFYRINPATAAKGLNVLIDDGLLEKRRGIGMFVVAGARERLLADRRRDFAERFVRPLVAEAQRLGIDGESLVELVREASGVQGGVSL; encoded by the coding sequence GTGCTCGATGGTGGGACCCCGTTGTTCACCCAGATCGCGGAACGACTGGCCGACGAGATCGCCGAGGGCTCGCTCGCGGAGGGCGAGCGGGTGCCGTCCAGCAACGAGATGGCGGCCTTCTACCGGATCAACCCGGCCACCGCGGCGAAAGGGCTCAATGTGCTGATCGACGACGGGCTGCTGGAGAAACGCCGCGGTATCGGCATGTTCGTGGTGGCCGGGGCGCGGGAGCGGCTGCTGGCCGACCGCCGCAGGGATTTCGCGGAGCGCTTCGTGCGGCCGCTCGTCGCCGAGGCCCAGCGCCTCGGCATCGATGGGGAGTCATTGGTTGAGCTGGTCCGCGAGGCCAGCGGAGTCCAGGGAGGTGTTTCGCTGTGA